The proteins below come from a single Desulfitobacterium metallireducens DSM 15288 genomic window:
- the selA gene encoding L-seryl-tRNA(Sec) selenium transferase, whose translation MEKINSLLRALPAVHEVQARLEAMEEFTAFLTNKGDKHRLTQVIRESLQKIRNKILRGQDESLKESEIWPYLIDDVRDALRNKPTSLRRVINATGVILHTNCGRALLAPEVAEFVAEQAQRYSNLELDVETGERGSRYVHVEKLLCQLSGAEAAMVVNNNAAAVLLVVNTFAQNRKVIVSRGELVEIGGSFRIPEVLKVGGAELVEVGATNRTWICDYEEAIQPETGLLFKAHTSNYRIEGFTHAVSSQELVELGLKYKLPVVEDLGSGSFRDGLFLGLQPEPTIAQAVQSGLSLVTFSGDKLLGGPQAGIIIGKRELIEKLKKNQLTRALRIDKLTLAALEGTLHLYERDEEDKIPVWRMLSKPETELRAEAELLKNGIEELAYFHVEVQADFSQVGGGAWPTEELSTWVCAVRPRQGSVQEFEAYLRTFGVSILARIKKDWVLFDPRTLLEGDREEILSILSQWTGVYMET comes from the coding sequence GTGGAGAAAATAAATTCCTTACTAAGAGCCTTACCCGCAGTGCATGAGGTTCAAGCGCGCTTGGAAGCGATGGAAGAATTCACTGCATTTTTGACGAATAAAGGAGATAAACACCGTTTAACACAAGTGATTCGGGAGAGTTTGCAAAAAATCCGGAATAAAATTCTAAGGGGACAGGATGAAAGCCTTAAGGAAAGTGAAATCTGGCCTTATCTTATAGATGATGTGCGAGATGCGCTTCGAAATAAGCCGACAAGTTTAAGGCGGGTCATTAATGCAACAGGAGTCATTCTCCATACCAATTGCGGCAGGGCTTTACTTGCTCCTGAGGTCGCTGAATTTGTCGCGGAGCAGGCGCAACGTTATAGTAATCTAGAACTTGATGTTGAGACCGGAGAGCGAGGTTCGCGCTATGTTCATGTAGAAAAACTGCTTTGCCAGCTTTCGGGAGCAGAAGCAGCAATGGTCGTGAACAATAATGCGGCTGCGGTTCTTTTGGTCGTGAATACTTTTGCTCAAAATCGGAAAGTGATTGTTTCCCGGGGTGAGCTTGTGGAGATTGGAGGCTCGTTTCGGATTCCCGAGGTGTTAAAAGTCGGTGGAGCAGAGCTTGTTGAGGTTGGCGCGACGAATCGCACGTGGATATGCGATTATGAAGAGGCGATTCAGCCAGAAACAGGCCTCCTATTTAAGGCTCATACCAGCAATTATCGTATCGAAGGATTTACCCATGCTGTTTCAAGCCAGGAGCTCGTTGAATTGGGGCTAAAATACAAGTTACCCGTGGTTGAGGATTTAGGAAGTGGAAGCTTCAGAGATGGTTTGTTTTTGGGGTTGCAACCGGAACCTACGATTGCCCAAGCCGTACAATCAGGACTCAGTCTGGTCACGTTTAGTGGCGATAAATTGCTCGGAGGACCACAAGCGGGTATCATTATCGGCAAGCGTGAGCTTATTGAAAAATTAAAAAAGAATCAATTAACTCGAGCTTTGCGCATCGATAAATTGACACTGGCTGCGTTAGAAGGGACCTTGCATCTTTACGAACGAGACGAAGAAGATAAAATACCGGTCTGGAGAATGCTCTCAAAACCTGAAACAGAGCTACGCGCTGAGGCAGAGCTTTTAAAAAATGGCATTGAAGAACTTGCCTATTTTCACGTGGAAGTGCAAGCTGATTTTTCCCAGGTTGGCGGAGGCGCTTGGCCTACTGAAGAATTATCGACGTGGGTTTGTGCTGTGCGACCACGACAAGGGAGTGTCCAGGAGTTCGAAGCCTATTTGCGCACGTTTGGAGTATCGATTTTAGCTCGAATCAAAAAGGACTGGGTCCTCTTTGATCCGAGAACGTTGCTAGAAGGAGATCGGGAGGAAATACTGAGTATTCTCAGCCAGTGGACCGGAGTGTATATGGAAACTTGA
- a CDS encoding adaptor protein MecA, translating to MRIQKVNESTIRIFISFTELADRDISMTDLFQRSAKSEQLFWELITQAREEVEFNLDQPFWIQASAASNDEFVITVMRQEDTLETPVKEKEKKRSPRSKVLEWIYVFDDFEDVLAAVKRFPDFPRVWSSLYVYEGEYYLVVSHLGSGKKKQYAEALLDEYGEIVDISKVFLEEHGKAIMPERAVQIMKKTF from the coding sequence ATGCGTATACAGAAGGTTAATGAGAGTACAATCCGCATCTTCATCTCCTTTACAGAACTTGCTGATCGCGATATCTCAATGACCGATTTATTTCAACGCTCGGCGAAATCTGAGCAGTTATTTTGGGAGTTGATTACGCAGGCAAGGGAAGAAGTGGAGTTTAACCTTGACCAACCCTTTTGGATTCAGGCAAGCGCAGCTTCAAACGATGAATTTGTAATCACCGTCATGAGGCAAGAAGATACTCTTGAAACTCCAGTTAAGGAAAAAGAGAAGAAGCGTAGCCCGCGTTCAAAAGTTCTTGAATGGATTTATGTGTTTGATGATTTTGAGGATGTTTTAGCGGCTGTCAAACGGTTCCCCGATTTTCCTCGCGTGTGGTCGAGCCTTTATGTATATGAAGGGGAATACTATTTAGTTGTGAGCCATCTCGGGTCAGGCAAGAAAAAACAATATGCTGAAGCCCTCCTTGATGAATATGGCGAGATTGTCGATATCTCAAAGGTATTCTTGGAGGAACATGGTAAAGCTATCATGCCCGAACGCGCCGTTCAAATCATGAAAAAGACGTTTTAA
- a CDS encoding DUF362 domain-containing protein, translated as MSAEVYFTNFQIKNGQSLLTKLEKLVNRSKILEGIAPKDLVALKLHFGERGNLAYIRPQYVRRVVDQVKMKGGRPFLTDANTLYVGSRSNAVDHLETAIENGFDYSVVGAPLMIADGLNGKDYVSVPVGLKHFQEVKIGSAAVHADALIAITHFKGHEATGFGGTLKNLGMGLGSRAGKQQQHSDILPTVKEDVCIACGKCKLWCPAQAITIEGKAHINHELCIGCGECAVTCPHKAITVNWKTEPDVIQEKIVEYTAGVLKGKEGKVGFITFVNNVSPLCDCCGWNDIPIVHDIGILASTDPVAIDQAAVDLVNQAHGNPHSLLGKHHGEGDKFRTLHPAVDWSVQLAYGEEIGLGTRDYKLISLDPKEEK; from the coding sequence ATGAGCGCTGAGGTTTATTTTACAAACTTCCAGATTAAGAATGGGCAAAGTCTGTTGACTAAGCTCGAGAAGCTTGTGAATCGTTCGAAGATTTTAGAGGGAATTGCACCAAAGGATCTCGTCGCTTTAAAATTGCATTTTGGGGAGCGAGGAAATTTAGCCTACATTCGGCCTCAGTATGTACGCCGGGTTGTGGATCAAGTCAAGATGAAGGGAGGTCGCCCTTTTCTGACGGATGCCAATACCCTTTATGTAGGCTCCCGTTCGAATGCAGTGGATCATTTGGAAACGGCTATCGAGAATGGTTTTGATTATTCCGTCGTTGGAGCACCTCTGATGATTGCCGATGGCTTAAATGGGAAAGACTATGTATCTGTGCCGGTAGGTCTGAAACATTTCCAAGAGGTGAAAATCGGCAGTGCGGCAGTGCACGCGGATGCTTTAATTGCTATAACTCACTTTAAAGGGCACGAAGCAACCGGTTTCGGAGGTACCCTGAAAAATTTAGGGATGGGACTGGGTAGCCGTGCTGGTAAACAACAACAGCACTCGGATATTTTGCCAACGGTTAAGGAAGATGTTTGTATTGCTTGTGGAAAATGCAAGCTATGGTGCCCTGCCCAGGCGATTACAATTGAAGGCAAAGCTCATATTAATCACGAGTTGTGTATCGGTTGTGGGGAATGTGCTGTAACCTGTCCTCACAAAGCCATCACTGTAAACTGGAAGACGGAGCCGGATGTGATTCAGGAGAAAATTGTTGAATATACAGCTGGGGTTCTGAAAGGAAAAGAAGGCAAAGTTGGATTTATTACCTTTGTTAATAATGTCTCGCCCCTTTGTGACTGCTGCGGTTGGAACGATATTCCGATCGTGCACGATATTGGGATCTTAGCCTCAACCGACCCTGTTGCCATTGATCAGGCAGCTGTAGATCTTGTAAATCAGGCCCATGGCAATCCTCATTCGCTCTTAGGGAAGCATCATGGTGAAGGGGATAAGTTCCGAACGCTTCATCCCGCGGTGGACTGGTCTGTTCAATTGGCTTATGGCGAAGAAATCGGGTTAGGAACTAGGGACTACAAACTTATATCTTTGGACCCCAAAGAAGAAAAATAA
- a CDS encoding DUF5714 domain-containing protein, with amino-acid sequence MQIEVKNKHTEGCMICGEELSYSENVKTYHCSLCKKEFTSTISCKHGHYICDECHRADSNQIIKIILETSLSTNPIELAREIMAAPVFQMHGPEHHLMVPMVLLTALKNMGMNITDSQIKNAWLRAKQLPGGSCGSWGACGAAIGTGIALSVIRGLTPLSQEIWGQTNRDTGEVLQSVGAYGGPRCCKRSTYSSILAAIKILERDSNVHFSEEAHKLPVCKDFWRNKQCLKTECPYYPR; translated from the coding sequence ATGCAGATTGAAGTGAAAAATAAGCATACTGAAGGATGTATGATTTGTGGGGAGGAGCTAAGCTATTCTGAAAATGTTAAAACGTATCACTGTTCCCTTTGCAAGAAAGAGTTTACAAGTACGATTTCCTGTAAGCACGGACATTATATCTGCGATGAATGCCACCGCGCGGATTCAAATCAAATCATTAAGATTATTCTCGAAACGAGTTTAAGTACGAACCCGATTGAACTAGCCCGTGAAATTATGGCTGCGCCTGTTTTCCAGATGCATGGCCCAGAGCATCATTTAATGGTCCCTATGGTGTTGTTGACTGCTCTTAAGAACATGGGGATGAATATTACCGATTCACAAATTAAAAATGCGTGGTTACGTGCCAAACAACTCCCGGGTGGAAGCTGTGGAAGTTGGGGAGCGTGTGGAGCGGCCATTGGGACAGGTATTGCGCTTAGTGTTATTCGTGGGCTGACTCCGCTTAGCCAGGAAATCTGGGGGCAAACGAATCGGGATACAGGTGAAGTTTTACAAAGTGTTGGGGCTTACGGAGGGCCGAGATGCTGCAAGCGGAGTACTTATTCGTCTATACTTGCGGCAATAAAAATTCTTGAACGGGATAGCAATGTTCACTTCTCAGAAGAGGCGCATAAACTCCCTGTCTGTAAGGATTTTTGGCGTAATAAGCAATGTCTCAAAACAGAGTGCCCTTATTATCCACGTTGA
- a CDS encoding tetratricopeptide repeat-containing diguanylate cyclase, producing MIKEENDMANEDIILLQQNVPTLRAEGKYKECIEESYQLLERAMPFKDYKSMLIAYYNQSASYYSIGEIELAFSSLDTYNEICQQHGDEADLLNSYNLWFVLYECSKDYEEAKKMLEESIKLAKRLKKYNVVANAYANYSHLDMIDEDYCKALEMAQIGLAMAKLHQPAKPILELRIKLNMVKALIGLNDFGHSKSLIDEMIENPLLDSFIREKAECYDLLGHLYSNMKIYRDAFEAFTQAKTLVESYNDVYLLKSIQEQRCKLCDQLADYNLGYSVQKEYIALLKEISRRELALTALRIQLKHNIASIIKKANTDYLTGLYNRNYIETTTTCWLEQASENKESLCCMVFDIDGFKSINDKYGHLYGDEILKHISKACSSMIRETDILGRYGGDEFVIILRGVSLEKGKIRAKQILEKVRSLVIVQNGKQCQVTISIGVTDNLNRTCLNFKEIFMIADRRLYKAKRNGKNKICAWD from the coding sequence TTGATTAAGGAAGAAAACGATATGGCAAATGAAGATATAATCCTACTTCAACAAAATGTTCCTACATTAAGAGCAGAAGGCAAATATAAAGAATGTATTGAGGAATCATATCAACTTCTTGAAAGGGCAATGCCCTTCAAGGATTATAAGTCAATGTTGATTGCATATTATAATCAGTCGGCTTCGTACTATAGCATCGGCGAAATTGAGTTAGCTTTCAGCAGTCTTGACACATATAACGAAATTTGTCAGCAGCATGGAGATGAAGCAGACTTACTCAATTCATATAATTTATGGTTCGTACTTTATGAATGCAGTAAAGATTATGAAGAAGCGAAGAAAATGCTTGAAGAAAGTATTAAATTAGCGAAAAGGTTAAAAAAGTATAATGTTGTTGCCAATGCGTACGCTAATTATAGCCATCTTGATATGATTGATGAAGATTATTGTAAAGCCTTAGAAATGGCACAAATAGGGCTTGCTATGGCCAAGCTACATCAGCCCGCTAAGCCTATACTCGAGCTTAGAATTAAACTTAATATGGTGAAAGCACTTATTGGTTTGAATGACTTTGGTCATTCAAAATCTCTGATTGATGAAATGATCGAGAATCCTTTATTAGATTCCTTTATCCGAGAAAAAGCGGAGTGCTATGACTTACTCGGTCATTTGTACAGCAATATGAAAATATATAGAGATGCGTTTGAAGCATTCACCCAAGCCAAAACACTTGTTGAAAGCTATAATGATGTTTATTTATTGAAAAGCATTCAAGAACAGCGATGCAAGTTATGTGATCAGCTGGCTGATTATAATTTGGGTTATTCAGTCCAAAAAGAATATATTGCTCTGCTTAAAGAAATTAGTCGCAGGGAGTTAGCATTGACGGCGCTCAGGATTCAACTAAAACATAATATCGCGTCTATAATTAAGAAAGCAAATACGGATTATTTAACCGGTTTATATAATCGCAATTATATCGAAACAACGACAACGTGTTGGTTAGAACAGGCGTCTGAAAACAAGGAAAGTCTATGTTGCATGGTATTTGATATCGATGGCTTCAAATCGATTAACGATAAATATGGTCACCTTTATGGTGATGAAATTCTTAAACACATCAGTAAGGCATGCTCGTCGATGATCCGTGAAACGGACATACTGGGTCGCTATGGCGGTGATGAGTTTGTAATTATTTTGAGAGGAGTCTCGCTGGAAAAGGGGAAAATAAGAGCGAAGCAAATTTTAGAGAAGGTAAGAAGTTTAGTGATTGTGCAAAATGGAAAACAGTGTCAAGTTACAATCAGTATTGGGGTTACCGATAATTTAAATCGCACTTGCTTAAATTTTAAAGAGATATTTATGATTGCAGACAGAAGATTATATAAGGCAAAGCGGAATGGTAAAAATAAAATTTGTGCGTGGGACTAG
- a CDS encoding lytic transglycosylase domain-containing protein — translation MNVADMLLLFQLQNMNQAWQNSSGTPSTPAADSSQALLFATLLESALAGQDQNANSSAILGALSSGLGSASRYQSYQTFSLQNSPGFNTIQQAYAVGGSGNSDIESLIAQVGQKYGVDSNLIRQVVLAESGFDPGAVSQAGAMGLMQLMPGTAQSYGVTNPMDPAQNLDGGTHFLRDLLDRFKGNVPLAVAAYNAGPGAVDKYQGIPPYQETQNYVQKIMNGIGKFDIEA, via the coding sequence ATGAATGTAGCTGATATGCTTCTTCTTTTCCAACTTCAAAACATGAATCAAGCTTGGCAAAATAGTTCCGGAACCCCCTCAACACCGGCTGCAGATTCGTCACAGGCGCTTCTCTTTGCTACGTTGCTAGAGTCAGCTCTTGCCGGACAGGATCAAAATGCAAATTCTAGTGCTATTCTGGGTGCTCTCAGTTCAGGGCTTGGTTCCGCTTCACGTTATCAAAGTTATCAAACCTTTAGCCTACAAAACAGTCCTGGGTTTAACACGATCCAACAAGCTTACGCTGTGGGTGGTTCGGGAAATTCAGATATTGAAAGCTTAATCGCGCAAGTGGGACAGAAATATGGCGTGGATTCGAACTTGATTCGTCAAGTTGTACTCGCAGAGTCTGGCTTTGATCCGGGTGCAGTTTCACAGGCTGGTGCGATGGGCCTGATGCAGTTGATGCCTGGAACAGCACAATCCTATGGGGTGACGAACCCGATGGATCCAGCACAAAACCTGGATGGAGGGACGCATTTTCTACGGGATTTGCTCGACCGTTTTAAAGGAAATGTTCCATTAGCCGTAGCCGCCTATAATGCGGGGCCGGGAGCCGTGGATAAATATCAAGGGATTCCGCCTTATCAGGAAACACAAAACTATGTACAAAAGATCATGAATGGTATCGGGAAATTCGACATAGAAGCTTAA
- a CDS encoding chemotaxis protein CheW, translating into MGKQVVVFSLGQEEYAMPIEVVREITRLDNVRPIPQAPAYVMGLINIRGSAIPLIDLHSRFGIAKEKVLVSAEGEVGVDHKLALITEVDGDTVAFSVDQVREVSVLDQIAAPPQLVTAPFIGGIVNLPDRIIMCLIPERILEKEELQGLHQLA; encoded by the coding sequence ATGGGGAAGCAAGTGGTTGTTTTTTCACTAGGGCAAGAAGAATATGCTATGCCGATTGAAGTTGTTCGTGAAATTACGCGGCTCGATAATGTCCGTCCGATCCCCCAAGCTCCGGCTTATGTCATGGGTCTTATTAATATTCGAGGCTCAGCTATTCCTCTTATCGACCTGCATTCCCGATTTGGAATTGCAAAGGAAAAGGTTTTGGTTTCTGCTGAAGGAGAAGTGGGCGTAGACCATAAATTAGCCTTGATCACCGAAGTTGACGGAGACACTGTAGCATTTTCCGTGGATCAGGTTCGGGAAGTTAGCGTTCTTGATCAAATTGCTGCGCCACCCCAGTTAGTAACAGCACCCTTTATCGGGGGGATTGTGAATTTACCCGATCGGATCATTATGTGCCTTATTCCGGAAAGGATTCTTGAAAAAGAAGAACTTCAGGGACTCCATCAATTAGCATAG
- a CDS encoding flagellar hook-basal body protein, translated as MIRGLYTATAGMLATQTQSEIIGDNVANVRTPGYKQEDGILKAFPDMLIERTALTNGMSENTLIGSMGTGVVVDSVARMNVQGALQTTDLPTDLAFASPGFFTVQTPEGERYTRNGRFQINAEGTLQNADGFPVLGEKGPIGPLSSAFTVSTNGTVSDQGQVIDRLRMVRIPEETLIREGQSLYSSSQPAQIQNAEMGTVQIRQGAIEGSNVDISGQMTKMITVMNAYQANQKVIQTTDSTLEKAVNEVGKV; from the coding sequence ATGATTCGAGGGTTGTATACGGCGACAGCGGGTATGTTAGCGACACAAACACAAAGTGAGATTATCGGAGATAACGTCGCAAACGTTAGAACCCCTGGTTACAAGCAAGAAGACGGTATCTTAAAGGCTTTCCCCGATATGCTCATCGAGCGAACAGCTCTTACCAACGGAATGTCGGAAAATACCTTGATTGGGAGTATGGGTACAGGGGTTGTTGTTGATAGCGTTGCCCGCATGAATGTTCAGGGTGCGCTCCAGACGACGGATTTGCCTACTGATTTGGCGTTCGCCTCTCCTGGTTTTTTCACAGTTCAGACTCCTGAAGGGGAACGATATACTCGAAATGGGCGTTTTCAGATCAATGCTGAAGGTACCTTGCAAAACGCGGATGGATTTCCTGTTCTTGGTGAAAAGGGTCCGATTGGTCCACTTAGCAGCGCATTTACCGTGAGCACAAATGGGACAGTATCTGATCAAGGACAAGTAATTGACCGTTTAAGAATGGTTCGAATTCCCGAAGAAACGTTGATACGGGAAGGGCAATCCTTGTATTCTTCATCTCAACCCGCACAAATTCAAAATGCGGAAATGGGTACTGTGCAAATTCGGCAGGGTGCTATTGAAGGATCCAATGTCGATATTTCCGGTCAGATGACGAAGATGATTACGGTGATGAATGCCTATCAAGCAAATCAGAAGGTCATTCAGACTACCGATTCGACGCTAGAAAAAGCCGTTAATGAAGTAGGTAAAGTTTAA
- the flgB gene encoding flagellar basal body rod protein FlgB, producing the protein MSGWLSNPIMTVLEKGLDASSLRQKVLSDNIANVDTPNFKRSDVDFQQILGEALGEPGPNLPLKITSPQHIQGVSGKGQSGVVKDETTTFRNDGNNVDIDREMANVAENSLYYNSVTQTVSNQLGLLRMAIDGK; encoded by the coding sequence ATGTCAGGTTGGTTAAGTAATCCGATCATGACGGTGTTGGAAAAAGGGTTAGATGCATCAAGCTTGAGGCAGAAAGTACTGTCCGACAATATAGCCAACGTGGATACACCTAACTTCAAACGCTCTGATGTCGATTTTCAGCAAATCCTTGGTGAAGCTTTGGGGGAACCTGGCCCCAATCTCCCTTTAAAAATCACTTCACCTCAGCATATTCAAGGCGTTTCGGGAAAAGGCCAATCGGGTGTAGTAAAAGATGAGACGACAACGTTCAGGAATGATGGAAATAACGTGGATATTGACCGAGAAATGGCCAATGTTGCGGAAAACAGTTTATACTATAATTCTGTGACTCAAACCGTGTCGAATCAATTGGGCTTATTACGAATGGCAATTGATGGAAAATAA
- a CDS encoding flagellar hook-basal body protein: MRLLGTAAGGIRAQQVAMDVVGDNIANVNTPGFKASQPSFAETLSSELRPEGTTMNGAPVGDKVNVGAGVLYNAIGTDFKQGTVVPSDNPLNLAIAGDGFFPVQLPNGDTAFTRVGDFSADANGMLVNSEGQVLALRIPSEVPNGKVDPSGQVTGVLNGENVVLGQVLNKVNAPYSVDQEGRLIDVQGNLAQTGIILPAGASDLSVSSNGIIRGKVNDVMQTLGVVSIVSFPNQGGLERLGGNLFRRSGAGTEGMPIVGLGTIRSQALEQSNVDLANSMTDLIQVQRAYQMNSRMVSYGDQMWGVANSIRR; the protein is encoded by the coding sequence ATGCGTTTACTGGGAACAGCTGCGGGCGGGATCCGAGCTCAACAAGTCGCTATGGATGTCGTCGGCGATAATATAGCTAATGTGAATACACCGGGCTTCAAAGCCAGTCAACCGAGTTTTGCGGAAACACTCTCGAGTGAACTGCGTCCCGAGGGTACGACTATGAATGGGGCACCAGTGGGCGATAAAGTAAATGTTGGGGCAGGGGTGCTCTATAATGCTATTGGTACGGATTTTAAACAGGGAACGGTTGTTCCTTCAGATAATCCTCTAAATCTTGCTATCGCTGGCGATGGCTTTTTCCCGGTTCAACTCCCCAATGGAGATACTGCCTTTACCCGGGTCGGGGATTTTAGTGCAGATGCTAATGGAATGTTAGTTAACTCTGAGGGACAGGTATTAGCATTAAGAATCCCATCTGAGGTACCGAATGGTAAAGTAGATCCCTCAGGGCAGGTTACGGGTGTGCTCAACGGTGAAAATGTTGTCTTAGGTCAAGTCCTAAACAAGGTTAATGCACCGTATTCAGTAGATCAAGAAGGACGCCTTATCGATGTACAGGGTAATCTGGCCCAAACAGGGATTATCCTGCCTGCTGGGGCATCCGATTTAAGTGTCAGCTCAAACGGAATTATCCGGGGGAAAGTGAATGATGTGATGCAAACTTTAGGTGTTGTTTCCATTGTGTCTTTTCCCAATCAGGGAGGATTGGAAAGACTGGGCGGAAATTTGTTTCGTCGTTCTGGGGCTGGAACTGAGGGGATGCCTATAGTTGGATTGGGTACAATTCGTAGCCAAGCTCTTGAACAGTCCAATGTCGATCTGGCAAACTCGATGACGGATTTGATTCAGGTTCAAAGGGCCTATCAGATGAATTCTCGAATGGTATCCTATGGAGATCAGATGTGGGGTGTAGCGAACTCCATAAGGAGGTAG
- a CDS encoding flagellar hook-basal body complex protein, whose product MMRSLYAAISGLKNHQTKMDVIGNNIANVNTTGFKRSRVTFSTMLSQNLKGASSPDTTAPVTFGGTNPMQVGLGSNLASIDQIMTQGSTQSTGKPTDMLIQGSGFFVLKNQGNTVYTRNGSFTLDSAGNLVDPGTGALVQGYLYKATQTDPADKAAFNAAGSMGNVQFLLGGQEPSDTDPLATGKLATAGNMALTSYSIDQNGVVTGVYNNGTTSETKKIAQIAIAQFANDSGLENIGSSFYKDTNNSGQADVYSAGQAGRGSIVPSAIEMSNVDLSQEFTDMIVAQRGFQANSRVITVSDTLLQELIDLKRN is encoded by the coding sequence ATGATGCGTTCGCTTTATGCAGCCATTTCTGGGCTGAAAAATCATCAAACCAAAATGGATGTTATCGGCAACAATATCGCTAATGTGAATACAACTGGCTTTAAACGGAGTCGTGTCACTTTTTCCACGATGTTGAGCCAAAATCTAAAAGGCGCTTCAAGTCCAGATACAACGGCCCCTGTGACCTTTGGGGGAACTAACCCAATGCAGGTTGGACTAGGCTCCAATTTGGCTTCTATCGATCAGATTATGACTCAGGGGAGTACACAGTCTACGGGCAAGCCAACAGATATGTTAATTCAGGGTTCCGGTTTTTTTGTTTTAAAGAATCAAGGCAATACGGTTTATACGCGTAACGGTTCGTTCACGTTAGATAGTGCAGGAAACTTGGTAGATCCAGGTACAGGGGCCTTAGTACAAGGGTATTTATATAAGGCAACTCAAACAGACCCTGCGGATAAGGCAGCTTTTAATGCTGCGGGTAGTATGGGAAATGTTCAGTTTCTATTGGGAGGGCAGGAACCGTCTGATACGGATCCGTTAGCTACGGGCAAATTAGCAACTGCTGGGAACATGGCCCTAACTTCTTATAGTATTGACCAAAATGGAGTGGTAACAGGGGTTTATAATAATGGAACCACTTCAGAAACGAAAAAAATTGCGCAAATTGCCATTGCTCAATTTGCCAATGATTCGGGCTTGGAGAATATTGGCTCGAGCTTTTATAAAGATACCAATAATTCCGGTCAAGCCGATGTTTACTCTGCAGGACAAGCGGGACGAGGCTCTATCGTTCCTAGTGCCATTGAAATGTCCAATGTTGACCTTTCTCAAGAATTTACGGATATGATCGTAGCTCAACGGGGTTTCCAAGCGAACTCTCGTGTTATCACCGTTTCGGATACGCTTTTACAGGAACTCATCGATCTTAAACGAAATTAA
- a CDS encoding flagellar hook capping FlgD N-terminal domain-containing protein translates to MSTINATNSTPSSGTQNTTQGSQTISNAVNQTLGKDEFLKLLTTELRNQDPLQPMDNKDFIAQMAQFSSLEQMNNVAQSMENLKASMTGYFQQGLLTQGAALIGKQVSGMDTDGVTVISGIVDSVKWLDGNPQLNLLQADGSFKTLEMNQITEVKK, encoded by the coding sequence ATGAGTACCATAAATGCAACAAACTCAACCCCTTCATCAGGAACCCAGAATACAACCCAAGGTAGTCAAACTATTTCTAATGCAGTCAATCAGACGTTGGGAAAAGATGAATTTCTTAAACTTTTGACGACTGAACTTCGAAACCAAGATCCTTTACAACCTATGGATAATAAAGATTTTATTGCTCAGATGGCTCAGTTTAGTTCATTGGAGCAAATGAACAATGTTGCTCAGTCGATGGAAAATTTAAAAGCGAGTATGACAGGTTATTTTCAACAAGGTCTTCTTACTCAGGGAGCTGCATTGATTGGGAAACAAGTCAGCGGTATGGACACTGACGGAGTAACTGTTATCAGCGGGATTGTGGACTCTGTAAAATGGCTTGATGGCAATCCTCAACTGAATTTGTTACAAGCTGACGGTTCTTTTAAGACATTAGAGATGAATCAAATCACAGAAGTTAAAAAATAA